In Desulfovibrio sp. UIB00, the sequence CCTACGCCACGTGGTGGATCCGTCAGGCCATTACCCGCGCCATCGCGGATCAGGCACGCACCATCCGTATTCCCGTGCACATGATCGAAACCATCAACAAGCTTATCCGCACCTCGCGTTACCTTGTGCAGGAACTGGGCCGCGACCCCACGCCCGAGGAAATCGCCGAGCGTATGGAATACCCGGTGGAAAAGGTCAAAAAAGTGCTCAAGATCGCCAAGGAGCCCATTTCGCTTGAGACGCCCATTGGCGATGAAGAAGATTCGAGCCTCGGCGACTTTATTGAAGACAAAAAGGCCGTTGCACCGGCTGAAGAAGTCATCAATACCAAGCTGTCCGAACAGCTGGCCGCCGTGCTGGCCGACCTTACCCCGCGTGAAGAACAGGTGCTGCGCAAGCGCTTTGGCATTGCAGAAAAGAGCGACCACACCCTTGAAGAAGTGGGCAAGCTCTTCAATGTCACCCGCGAACGCATCCGGCAGATCGAGGCCAAGGCCCTGCGCAAGCTCCGCCACCCCGTTCGCAGCCAGCCCCTGCGTTCCTACTACGAAAACTGATTCATTGCGCAAGCCCGGCGGGTTGACCTGCCGGGCTTGCACGGTCATTATCCCATTGACCCTTACGCCACTCTGACAGCAACGGACGAGCACCGCACCCATGCTGAGCCACATGCAACAGCTTTTCCGCTGGCCCCATTTTTCGGGCGGCAAAAATCATACTATAGCGCAAGCCTTTGCGCTTATTCTTCTGTGCCTGCTGGCACTGACAAGTGCTGCTGGCGCTGCGCCTGCGGCAGAATCCCTGCCCAATCCACAGGGCAAGGTCGCCAAATGTTTTGACGGCGACACGTTAAAGCTCACGGACAGGCGCACCGTACGCCTTGCAGGCATTGACGCCCCTGAAATGGACCGGGGCAAGCATAAACCCCAGTACTACGCCCGCGAAGCCTTTGACCAGCTTACCAAGCTGGCTCAGGGCAAGGATGTGCGCCTTGTGGCCGTGGATGCCAAGGGCAAGGATCATTACGGACGCGTGGTGGCCGATGTTATCCTGCCTGACGGGCATTCCCTGTCCGACACGATGGTTCGCAACGGCGCGGCCTTTGTGTACCCGCACAACGACCTCAATCCCCATTTTCAGGAAAGGCTGCGCAAGCTCCAGCACGAGGCCATTACCGCCCGGCGCGGCATGTGGGCGCAAGTGCTCACCCTGCCCGCCGCCAAAAAAACCTATCTTGGCAACCGCGAATCCATGCGCTTTTTCCCTACTGACTGCGCTGAAGTACAGCACATAAAGCCCCGCAACCGCGTGTTTTTCGGCACGCTCATGGATGCCTTTATGGCTGGCTACGCCCCGGCGCGTCCCTGCAACTTCTGGCCGCAAGTAAAATGAACACCACTTCTCCCCTGCTTGAGCAACAGGCTCTTGTCATATTTTCCGGCGGGCAGGATTCCGCCACTTGCCTCGCTTGGGCGCTCAGCCGATTCAAACAGGTGCTGACGCTGGGCTTTGACTACGGCCAGCGTCACTCTGTGGAGCTTGCCTGCCGCAAACGTGTACGCGAGGGCATTGCCGCCCTCAATCCGCAGTGGGCGCAACGCCTGGGGCCGGACACCCTGCTTGGTCTAGATATTTTCCGCCAGCTGGCAGATACGGCCCTGACCTCTGACGCGCCCATTGAAGAACACGGCGCAAACGGCCTGCCCAACACCTTTGTACCTGGCCGTAACCTCATATTTATTCTGCACGCCGCTGCATGGGCTTACGCCAAGGAAATCCGCCACATGGTGCTGGGCGTCTGCCAGAGCGATTACTCCGGCTATCCCGACTGCCGGGACGACAGCATCAAGTCCATGCAGGTTGCCATAAACAGCGGCATGGACGCCAGTTTTACGCTACACACGCCGCTCATGTGGCGCAGCAAAAAAGACGCCTGGATGCTGGCCCGCAGCCTTGGCGGCGATGCGCTGGTCAACCTGATTGTGGAAGAAAGCCACACCTGCTACATGGGCCAGCGCGGGCAGCGTTACCCCTGGGGTTATGGCTGCGGCGACTGCCCGGCCTGCCGTCTGCGCGCTGCGGGTTATACCGCCTATGCCGAGGCGCAGGCAGCCTGCGCGCAAAACCCGCTGGAGGATGAGGCCTGATGTCCAAAAAACTGCTCAGCGCGGCTCAGGGTGTGGAAGCAGCCTGTATTCTGTTTCAGCTCAACAGCAAGACTGCCGACATCATCAATATGGCCAGCGGCGCGCAGATGCCGGATGAATATCTGTCAGGCCCCGGTGCGGATATGTTCTGCGCGGAGTGGCGGGCCTTTGTGCATGCGGTGGTTACTGCCGCCATCATGCATCATGCGCCCAATACCGTATTTTTGGCCTATCTGCGCCAGACGGGCAATCTGCTGGCAGCCGCCAGCAATGATTTTGACGGCGGGGACGAAAAAGCGGTCAACGCTGCCCTCAACGCCTTTGTGGACGGCCCCTTTGCTGAATACATGCCCCTGCTCGCGCAGGAACAGCAGGTTCGCTGCCCGGAACTGTTCTGCCAGCGCCTTGCGGTGCAGGCCGCCAACCTGCGCGGTCAGGCCACCCCGCCGGACGACCACGCCAAGGCCCGCCTCGCTGCTGTTATGGCCCTGATTATCAGCGCCGTGTGGGACAAACTGGAACAGTACGACATTCAGCCAGACTAGACGCGTAGGGCGGAATACTTTGATTTTGATTCAAAAGTCATAGGGTGTAGCACCGCAAAATAATTTTCCGCCCAGGATACAAAAGCGCCGGGATTTTGATGCATCAAAATCCCGGCGCTTTCTTTTTTAGAACGACTTTTGACTTATTTCTTTCCCAAAAGTTCCAGCATTGCCTCGGCGATATTATTGGTGCGCAGGCCCACAAGCTCGCGCAGGCGCAACTGGCTGCCGTGCTCCACAAAGTGGTCGGGCAGGCCAAGGCGTTTGATGCGCTGGCCGCGCATAAGGCCACGGTCATTCCAGAATTCCAGCACTGCGGACGAAAAACCGCCAGCCAGCACGCCTTCTTCCACCATAAGGATACGATCAAAGTTCTGAGCGATTTCAACCAGTTGTTCTTCCGGCAAGGGTTTGATCCAGACAGGGTCAAACACAAAGGGTTTTACGCCTGTCTGACGCTCCACCATGGCCGCAGCTTCCAGCGCCGGATGCGCGCGGTTGCCCAGGGCTATCACTGCAAGGCCTTCGCCCTGTTGCAGCACTTCGCCCCTGCCGGGGGTCAGCAGGCGGGGCGCGCCGTCTGGGGCAACGCCAAAGGCGCTGCCACGCGGGTACCGCAGGGCACACGGGCCGGAATGGCACAGGGCTGTATGCAGGCAGTGCCGCAACAGATTTTCATCGCGTGGGGCCAGCATGGTAATGTTAGGAATATGCCGTAAATAGGCAATATCAAAGGCTCCGTGGTGGGTCGCGCCGTCCTCGCCCACAAGGCCCGCACGGTCTACGCAGAAGGTAACGGGCAGATTTTGCAGGCAGACATCGTGCACAACCTGATCGTACGAACGCTGCAAAAAGGTGGAATACACGGCCAGTGCGGGCCGATAGCCCTGGCTGGCAAGGCCCGCCGCAAAGGTCACGGCGTGCTGCTCGCAAATGCCCACATCCACAAAGCGGTCGGGGAAGCGAGCGCGGAACTTGTCCGTGCCGGTGCCTTCGGGCATGGCTGCCGTAATGGCGATAATCTTGTCGTTATGCTCGGCAAGCTCGGTCAGCGTATTGCTGAACACCGAGGTGAACGAGGGCAGCTTGGCTGTGGAAGCCACAGGTTGCCCGGTTTCGGGCGTGAACAGGCCGATGCCGTGGTACAGTGTGGGATTTTTCTCCGCTGGGCCGTAGCCCTTGCCCTTCTGGGTGCGCACGTGCAGCAGCACCGGGCCATCCTCAATGGCGGCAGCCATTTCCAGATGGCGGCGCAGGCTTGTGATGTCGTGCCCGTCCACCGGGCCGATGTAGTTGAAGCGAAAAGCCTCAAACAGCATACCCGGCGTAAAGAAGGACTTGAAGCTCCACTCGCCGCGCATGGCGTACACTGCCAGCTTCTGGCCGATGCGCGGGATGGAACGCAGGAAATTGAGCACTTCCTTACGGGTTTGCCGCACCCAGCGCTGCGACAGTGTGCGGCTCAAAAACAGCGAAAGCGCGCCCACATTGGGGGAAATGGACATTTCATTGTCGTTGAGCACCACAATAAGCCGCCGCCCCATGTGACCCGCGAGATTCAGCCCTTCAAAGGCCTCGCCCGCCGTCAGCGAGCCATCGCCGATGACAGCCAGCACGTGGTGCTTGAGACAGGAAAGATCACGGGCCAAAGCCATGCCCAGGGCCGCAGAAATGGACGTGGAAGAATGCCCCACGCCAAAATGGTCGTACGGGCTTTCTGCCATGCGCGGGAAGCCGGAAATGCCGCCAAATGACCGCAGGGTGTGAAAATCCTTGGCGCGCCCGGTCAGCAGCTTGTAGGCGTAGGCCTGATGCCCCACGTCCCAGATGAGCTTGTCGTGCTCCACATTAAAGGTCGCCAGCAGGGCCAGAGTCAACTCAACCACGCCCAGCGAGGGCGCAAGATGCCCGCCGTTGCGGGAGACGGTTTCAATGATGCGGCTGCGCACCTCGCCAGCCAGTTGGACAAGCTGTGCGTCAGAAAACTTGTTCAGTTGCGCCGGGCTGCTCACAGCGTCCAGCAATGCGCTCTCTGTGGTGTCCATTTAGGCCGCCCTCGTTACCGTGTAGTCGGCCAATGCGCGCAGAAAATCCGCTTCCTGCCCGTCAAACGGGGCCAGCGCGTCCTGCGCGGCCTGTGCTTGCGCGCGCGCCAGTTCACGGCTTTTTTCAAGCCCCAGCAGGGCGGGATAGGTGCTCTTGCCCTGTTCCTCGTCGCTGCCCGCAGGTTTGCCCAGAGTTTCAGTGTCGGAAACCACATCAAGGATGTCGTCCGCAATCTGAAAGGCCACGCCAAGCGCAGCGCCGTAGGCGGCAATTGCCTCGCGCGCGGGCGTTTCAGCCCCGGCAAGGATGGCCCCGCATACGCACGATGCCCGCAGCAGCGCCCCTGTTTTCATGGCGTGCACGGCGCGCATCTGCTCAAGCGTAATAGAAGACGCGCCCGTATAGATCATGTCCCATTCCTGCCCGCCCACCATGCCGGAAGACCCCGCCGCAAACGAAAGCTCGGCCACGGCGTCCAGCACACGGTCCGGGGATTCCGCAGTGCGGCACATGACCATGAAGGCGTCCGTCAGCAGACCATCGCCCGCCAGTATGGCCGTGGCTTCATCAAATGCCTTGTGATTCGAGGGCTTGCCCCGGCGCAGGTCATCGTTATCCATGGCGGGGAGGTCGTCATGGATGAGAGAATAGGTGTGGATCATCTCGATAGCGGCAGCAAAGGGCATGCTGCGCTGTGGCGAAAGCCCGCACAGGGCGGCAGTGCTCAGGCACAAAACAGGGCGCAAACGCTTGCCCCCGGCTTGCAGACTGTACAGCATGGAATCCTTGAGCCTTTGCGGCACATCACGGCCGTCAAGACAGGTGGCCAGATAGGCTTCCACATCCTTGCCCCGTGCGTGCAGCAGGGCCTTCATGTCAGCAACGCTCATCATCGCCTATTCCGCCTCCTCTTCTGCGTTCAGCCCGCTTGACGCCACAGGGCGTGACTCAAGGGGACGAGCCTGACCATCCTGCCAGATTTCAAGCTCATGCCGGGCTTTGTCGAGCTGCTCGCGGCAATAGCGCGAACACGCCGCTCCTTCCTTATACAGGGCCATGCCCTTTTCCAGAGGCAGGTCGCCGCTTTCAAGCGCCGCCACGATCTCCTGAAGCCGGGCCATCTTTTTTTCAAACGTATTGTCGGTCTTGGCGCTCATGGATTGTTTCCCCTGGCGTTCCCGGTTGTCAAAAAGGGCTGCGGGTCAACCGACTCGCCCTGAACCAGAAGCGAAAGATGCAGATGCGGCCCGGTAACACGGCCCGTGGCCCCTACCAGACCAATAACCTGCCCCTTGCGCACCCGATCGCCATTTTGCACCAGTATTTCAGAGAGGTGCAGATACGCGGTGAACACCCCTTCGCCGTGATTGATGTACACTACATTACCAGAGAAGTACAAATTCCCCGTAAGGCCCACCTGCCCGTCAGCGCAGGCAAGTACAGGCTGCCCCTGCGGGCCGCGCAGATCAAGGCCCTTGTGCACCCCGCGAGGCTGCCCGTTGAACACGCGCTTGAGGCCGTACAGGCTTGAAACATCGCCAGGCACAGGCCGCACAAAGGGCAGCACCCAGAAGCGTTCGGGCAGGCGTTGGGCCAGGGCCTGGCGCACCAACTCCCTGTCGGCCTTGATGCGCGCCATCT encodes:
- a CDS encoding thermonuclease family protein; translation: MQQLFRWPHFSGGKNHTIAQAFALILLCLLALTSAAGAAPAAESLPNPQGKVAKCFDGDTLKLTDRRTVRLAGIDAPEMDRGKHKPQYYAREAFDQLTKLAQGKDVRLVAVDAKGKDHYGRVVADVILPDGHSLSDTMVRNGAAFVYPHNDLNPHFQERLRKLQHEAITARRGMWAQVLTLPAAKKTYLGNRESMRFFPTDCAEVQHIKPRNRVFFGTLMDAFMAGYAPARPCNFWPQVK
- the queC gene encoding 7-cyano-7-deazaguanine synthase QueC, translated to MNTTSPLLEQQALVIFSGGQDSATCLAWALSRFKQVLTLGFDYGQRHSVELACRKRVREGIAALNPQWAQRLGPDTLLGLDIFRQLADTALTSDAPIEEHGANGLPNTFVPGRNLIFILHAAAWAYAKEIRHMVLGVCQSDYSGYPDCRDDSIKSMQVAINSGMDASFTLHTPLMWRSKKDAWMLARSLGGDALVNLIVEESHTCYMGQRGQRYPWGYGCGDCPACRLRAAGYTAYAEAQAACAQNPLEDEA
- a CDS encoding serine/threonine protein kinase; this encodes MSKKLLSAAQGVEAACILFQLNSKTADIINMASGAQMPDEYLSGPGADMFCAEWRAFVHAVVTAAIMHHAPNTVFLAYLRQTGNLLAAASNDFDGGDEKAVNAALNAFVDGPFAEYMPLLAQEQQVRCPELFCQRLAVQAANLRGQATPPDDHAKARLAAVMALIISAVWDKLEQYDIQPD
- the dxs gene encoding 1-deoxy-D-xylulose-5-phosphate synthase, with the protein product MDTTESALLDAVSSPAQLNKFSDAQLVQLAGEVRSRIIETVSRNGGHLAPSLGVVELTLALLATFNVEHDKLIWDVGHQAYAYKLLTGRAKDFHTLRSFGGISGFPRMAESPYDHFGVGHSSTSISAALGMALARDLSCLKHHVLAVIGDGSLTAGEAFEGLNLAGHMGRRLIVVLNDNEMSISPNVGALSLFLSRTLSQRWVRQTRKEVLNFLRSIPRIGQKLAVYAMRGEWSFKSFFTPGMLFEAFRFNYIGPVDGHDITSLRRHLEMAAAIEDGPVLLHVRTQKGKGYGPAEKNPTLYHGIGLFTPETGQPVASTAKLPSFTSVFSNTLTELAEHNDKIIAITAAMPEGTGTDKFRARFPDRFVDVGICEQHAVTFAAGLASQGYRPALAVYSTFLQRSYDQVVHDVCLQNLPVTFCVDRAGLVGEDGATHHGAFDIAYLRHIPNITMLAPRDENLLRHCLHTALCHSGPCALRYPRGSAFGVAPDGAPRLLTPGRGEVLQQGEGLAVIALGNRAHPALEAAAMVERQTGVKPFVFDPVWIKPLPEEQLVEIAQNFDRILMVEEGVLAGGFSSAVLEFWNDRGLMRGQRIKRLGLPDHFVEHGSQLRLRELVGLRTNNIAEAMLELLGKK
- a CDS encoding polyprenyl synthetase family protein — protein: MMSVADMKALLHARGKDVEAYLATCLDGRDVPQRLKDSMLYSLQAGGKRLRPVLCLSTAALCGLSPQRSMPFAAAIEMIHTYSLIHDDLPAMDNDDLRRGKPSNHKAFDEATAILAGDGLLTDAFMVMCRTAESPDRVLDAVAELSFAAGSSGMVGGQEWDMIYTGASSITLEQMRAVHAMKTGALLRASCVCGAILAGAETPAREAIAAYGAALGVAFQIADDILDVVSDTETLGKPAGSDEEQGKSTYPALLGLEKSRELARAQAQAAQDALAPFDGQEADFLRALADYTVTRAA
- the xseB gene encoding exodeoxyribonuclease VII small subunit — protein: MSAKTDNTFEKKMARLQEIVAALESGDLPLEKGMALYKEGAACSRYCREQLDKARHELEIWQDGQARPLESRPVASSGLNAEEEAE
- a CDS encoding M23 family metallopeptidase codes for the protein MFVLTRMLMVLLAGAFLFVPSAVLAAPSPTSALALDAPESVARGDAFPALAVSDAPAKSFTFSWLGKTYEARAEQVSANTAAGAATRWQAVMLLPVPLEEKESARDLAVFTGNGKDAHAVARKIVFFDKDRPVQKLNVDKKYVDPPAAEMARIKADRELVRQALAQRLPERFWVLPFVRPVPGDVSSLYGLKRVFNGQPRGVHKGLDLRGPQGQPVLACADGQVGLTGNLYFSGNVVYINHGEGVFTAYLHLSEILVQNGDRVRKGQVIGLVGATGRVTGPHLHLSLLVQGESVDPQPFLTTGNARGNNP